A region from the Leishmania panamensis strain MHOM/PA/94/PSC-1 chromosome 20 sequence genome encodes:
- a CDS encoding hypothetical protein (TriTrypDB/GeneDB-style sysID: LpmP.20.5710) — protein sequence MNSSLPTLQRPSPALPRKHVTGSPPGAATVQRAVGSSTLHERLVTRHREAIEAFRTSARSFNNDVDSEQQERVALLHTAVAESHATTLSTIAQEQQRLAERQAETQAHNEALRGADPDAVLPVCADVYHCSTADDQGRARAVALMQQDRLSLMQRLVEVRDHYRSRVEAIDACFADIASAEEARRKHIQAAVHNLMDSLTRIAVTSTTESQVLAQRILHHTNEQLGGNYLAAQTMATQLRQRELYKHQHYQRTLVTIYRDMQMCMAQQHVAWCITVLRSALFRRPEGRLQSVQAAGRLISAIRSEAEGLTRGLTEVVDSLEVAQPSATTTELQVCGGSGTNGWLRCFESNVHRPIFVGEDPRAVLEEWQMRVSVLLRHCRARCNELILRVRTDEATRTSVAAELAAHTLEDVEAIARPLGEESGLLQRASLAYSGTDKDGSEGPPGEAGDMLDDALLSLTHAHPGVLAMKQSMAQSAAWALCVPTIEQEGKWFVHLVSGGFRRGYIQFCADAATSTGSMLVSLEGATDVLLASTCGILGNLRELYAQWHEKEMDYRDEVTRLELQLRLLEEELRQQETPAAAETQYTAGLMCLQSIIDAHTRYYEAVRNRVANAAADVLRVGQACVGELSRQAGLSWIRLSSSDVGEALETPQEQLKHNNSADTLRTTTHSSGTISGVLLSSPHKNGAAVVPTSDARPWSTTHGEEFIIDSIAFRFTCVTARSGGASSGNSTAKADVSLEDFDVDDKAASAGAIPGAACQQFYLDLLPELHPAQQDAALFLPQSRVVEWKEKLRHALMEWGLNLQRRAWENWRLYTTAFQADVQRRVMEVLRYHRRRPATLQANVYEARVRELMDTKNRGDKMLSQIAERVTHLQTLKHDCITQLSQTGWDEAFVRERTALIGKVRDAMSKKAVKTLVCRHDSLCAEYRTALADRCAEAVHTLERARAAIEEGCAQLLHDRAVELRGGNKTAQLPAGDPVQRAVDQLRAEVQGMLTQSLKAVDDLQQERVAEIESWQAKWDRTVEHSSAELSVFQTAQEGLARLKTQVQTMLTTAAMEEAALAAEVAVVVKVVDEASVVPVIDLAATMHALFKEDPSATSPAGVHDGETPLTTEDLKDMVEHKLNMAKAMQRDRIRTASVCVVFASLDKLRGLLYERGCRLGLLAHTVEMWRVSPMHYLLPSALGEEDPEVMRSRAGNRSAALKAGRRCKDAQSAASAGHTIMPLSTPATYAEQAAQWTTQVLKDAEAAALRHVSAFPGDMYRRLPGMTDGSAEQFNAAVATLCLAQRERIKSYTTKAGQPFRQRVQELWNALQRTPSLLAHTLRTEATTAILERVGAVLQSWLRFQRQSSEQWRAHKNAVTLSLAHQPSATALTSLSKAEAARSASAESTLQKVWGWSLREVEDEVGLHVARCWTALQSYSRLLKGLVTPQHLVSTADVVEGSHHRGLRHLLELRAQHERAATELEGTTGVKRDPCLQDLISLHRADAPGANPPAASKRRVSSSAAAATAAAAATMESVTLVQLSQWSDIELPGLPLNACVPLSQYNMQHPQTTIAPPLAAAAYVPAATHLTSDGKGPQGPSNRRISGMTSSASASSSGRKGHSSTAADAKVAAAVAEVSVPLLVPRAPLALECAQLLRAVVQSVSSQGNDAAGVLSNTFDFYERQEAQWQQTWALTLKDLATM from the coding sequence GTCGACTATAGCCCAGGAGCAGCAACGACTTGCTGAGCGACAGGCAGAGACCCAGGCGCACAACGAAGCGCTTCGGGGTGCTGACCCCGATGCAGTGCTGCCCGTGTGCGCCGACGTGTACCACTGCTCTACCGCCGACGATCAAGGCCGCGCACGGGCAGTGGCTCTCATGCAGCAAGATCGGCTGTCTCTCATGCAACGCCTCGTGGAGGTGCGAGATCATTACCGCAGTCGAGTAGAAGCGATCGACGCGTGCTTCGCGGACATCGCCAGTGCGGAGGAAGCACGCCGCAAACACATCCAGGCGGCAGTGCACAATCTGATGGACAGCCTCACCCGCATCGCCGTCACTAGCACAACCGAGTCACAGGTACTTGCTCAGCGCATCCTCCACCACACAAATGAGCAGCTCGGCGGGAACTACTTGGCCGCGCAGACGATGGCGACGCAGCTTCGGCAGCGAGAGCTGTACAAGCACCAACACTACCAGCGCACGCTGGTCACCATCTACCGGGACATGCAAATGTGCATggctcagcagcacgtgGCGTGGTGCATCACAGTGTTGCGCTCGGCTCTGTTCCGCCGCCCGGAGGGGCGGCTGCAGTCTGTGCAGGCAGCGGGGCGCTTAATCTCAGCCATCCGCAGCGAGGCTGAGGGGCTCACTCGCGGGTtgacggaggtggtggatTCCCTCGAGGTCGCGCAGCCGTCTGCGACCACCACGGAGCTTCAGGTgtgtggcggcagtggcaccaacgggtggctgcgctgctttgaATCAAACGTGCATCGTCCCATCTTTGTCGGCGAGGACCCGCGGGCGGTGCTAGAGGAGTGGCAGATGCGCGTGAGCGTTCTTTTACGTCACTGCCGCGCGCGGTGTAACGAGCTGATCCTCCGCGTGAGGACCGACGAGGCTACGCGCACGAGCGTGGCGGCTGAACTtgcggcacacacactcgaAGATGTCGAGGCGATTGCGCGTCCGCTCGGCGAAGAGTCGGGGCTGTTGCAACGCGCATCTCTCGCGTACAGCGGCACTGATAAGGATGGGTCGGAGGGGCCACCCGGCGAAGCTGGTGACATGCTCGACGACgcacttctctccctcacccaTGCCCATCCCGGGGTGCTCGCTATGAAACAATCCATGGCACAGTCCGCTGCGTGGGCCCTGTGCGTCCCAACCATCGAGCAGGAAGGGAAGTGGTTTGTGCACCTTGTGTCGGGTGGCTTTCGACGCGGCTACATCCAGTTCTgtgccgacgccgccacgtCTACCGGCAGCATGCTGGTTAGTCTTGAGGGCGCCACTGACGTCCTCCTTGCCTCCACCTGCGGCATCCTCGGCAACCTGCGTGAGCTCTACGCGCAGTGGCACGAAAAAGAGATGGACTACCGCGACGAGGTGACACGGCTGGAGCTGCAGCTTCGTttgttggaggaggagctcagACAACAGGAGACACCTGCGGCTGCAGAGACACAGTACACGGCGGGGCTGATGTGCCTCCAGTCGATCATCGACGCCCACACTCGCTACTACGAGGCCGTTCGCAACCGTGTGGCGaacgcagccgcagacgTGTTGCGAGTCGGTCAGGCGTGTGTCGGGGAGCTGAGCAGGCAGGCAGGGCTGTCGTGGATCCGGTTGAGCTCCTCTGACGTGGGTGAGGCACTAGAAACTCCACAAGAGCAGCTCAAGCACAACAACTCCGCTGACACTCTACGTACAaccacgcacagcagcggcactaTCAGCGGTGTCCTCCTTAGCTCACCGCACAAGAACGGGGCTGCCGTTGTGCCCACCTCTGATGCACGGCCCTGGTCCACCACGCACGGGGAGGAGTTCATCATCGACTCCATCGCCTTCCGCTTTACTTGCGTGACGGCACGTAGTGGCGGTGCCAGCAGTGGCAATTCAACTGCGAAGGCGGATGTGAGTCTGGAGGATTTTGATGTCGATGACAAGGCGGCGTCAGCCGGGGCGATTCCGGGCGCAGCGTGCCAGCAATTCTACCTGGACCTGCTCCCCGAGCTGCACCCTGCACAGCAAGACGCAGCGTTGTTCCTCCCCCAGTCGCGGGTGGTGGAGTGGAAGGAGAAGCTGCGACATGCTCTCATGGAATGGGGCCTTAACTTACAGCGGCGTGCATGGGAGAACTGGCGGCTGTACACAACGGCTTTTCAGGCCgatgtgcagcgccgcgtgaTGGAAGTACTGCGGTACCATCGGCGTCGCCCTGCGACGCTTCAAGCGAACGTCTACGAAGCCCGCGTGCGCGAGCTGATGGACACAAAGAACAGAGGCGACAAGATGCTCTCACAAATAGCGGAACGTGTGACTCATTTGCAGACACTCAAGCACGACTGTATCACCCAGCTATCACAGACTGGCTGGGACGAGGCGTTCGTTCGCGAGCGTACTGCCCTGATCGGCAAAGTGCGCGACGCCATGTCGAAAAAAGCTGTAAAGACGCTGGTGTGCCGGCACGACTCCCTCTGCGCCGAGTACCGCACAGCTCTGGCAGACCGCTGCGCTGAGGCGGTGCACACACTCGAAAGGGCCCGAGCAGCAATTGAAGAGGGCTGCGCTCAGCTCCTGCATGATCGagcggtggagctgcgggGTGGCAATAAgacagcgcagctgccggcgGGCGACCCGGTGCAGAGGGCTGTCGACCAGCTGCGCGCAGAGGTGCAGGGGATGCTCACGCAGTCGCTCAAAGCCGTCGATGatctgcagcaggagcgcgtCGCTGAGATTGAGAGCTGGCAGGCGAAATGGGATCGCACAGtggagcacagcagcgcggagCTGAGCGTGTTTCAGACAGCACAGGAGGGTCTGGCCCGACTGAAGACACAGGTGCAGACGATGCtaacgacggcagcgatggaggaggcagcgcttGCGGCAGAGGTAGCGGTTGTGGTGAAAGTGGTGGACGAGGCCTCAGTCGTTCCAGTGATCGACTTGGCAGCCACTATGCATGCGCTGTTCAAAGAGGACCCCTCTGCAACCTCCCCAGCGGGTGTTCACGATGGTGAGACGCCACTGACAACCGAGGATCTGAAGGACATGGTGGAGCACAAGCTCAACATGGCCAAGGCTATGCAGCGGGACCGCATCCGTACAGCATCTGTATGTGTTGTGTTCGCCTCTCTTGACAAGCTCCGTGGGCTGCTGTACGAGCGTGGATGCCGCTTAGGTCTGCTGGCGCACACAGTGGAGATGTGGCGGGTGTCGCCGATGCACTATCTGCTGCCCTCGGCGCTGGGGGAAGAGGACCCCGAGGTGATGCGAAGCCGTGCTGGcaaccgcagcgctgccttgAAGGCgggccgccgctgcaaaGACGCCCAgtccgctgcctctgccggaCATACCATAATGCCCCTCTCCACGCCGGCGACGTACGCTGAAcaggcggcgcagtggaCAACACAAGTACTGAAGGACGCAGAAGCTGCGGCACTGCGCCATGTCAGTGCCTTCCCAGGAGACATGTACCGCCGACTGCCTGGTATGACTGACGGCTCTGCAGAGCAGTTTAACGCCGCCGTAGCGACCCTGTGCCTTGCTCAGCGGGAGCGAATCAAGTCATACACAACTAAGGCAGGGCAGCCCTTTCGACAACGTGTGCAGGAGCTGTGGAACGCACTACAGAGaacgccctctctccttgcgcACACCTTGCGCACGGAGGCCACGACTGCGATCCTCGAGCGCGTCggggctgtgctgcagtCATGGTTGCGCTTTCagaggcagagcagcgagcAGTGGCGCGCGCACAAGAACGCCGTCACGCTCTCCTTAGCCCATCAGCCCAGCGCCACGGCCCTCACATCGCTGTCAAAAGCGGAGGCGGCTCGCAGTGCTTCGGCAGAGTCGACTCTGCAGAAAGTGTGGGGCTGGAGTCTACGGGAGGTGGAAGATGAAGTTGGACTGCATGTAGCTCGCTGCTGGACAGCCCTGCAATCCTACTCACGTCTTCTCAAGGGATTGGTCACCCCACAGCACCTCGTCTCCACGGCGGATGTGGTGGagggcagccaccaccgcgggCTACGGCACCTcctggagctgcgcgcgcaACACGAGCGGGCGGCCACAGAGTTGGAGGGGACGACAGGCGTGAAGAGGGACCCATGTCTGCAGGATTTGAtctcgctgcaccgcgcCGACGCCCCTGGTGCTAACCCACCTGCGGCTAGTAAGCGGCGCGTCAGCTCatccgcggcagcagcaacagcagcagcagcagcgacaatgGAAAGTGTCACGCTCGTGCAGCTCTCGCAGTGGAGCGACATTGAGCTACCCGGGCTGCCGCTGAACGCCTGTGTCCCCCTCTCGCAGTACAACATGCAGCACCCGCAGACTACCATAGCCCCACctctggcggcagcggcgtatGTGCCAGCTGCCACCCACCTTACCAGCGATGGCAAGGGACCGCAAGGCCCCAGCAACAGGCGCATCTCTGGGATGACCTCCTCCGCATCTGCAAGCTCAAGTGGCCGCAAAGGACATTCATCGACGGCGGCAGACGCAaaggtcgccgccgctgtcgccgaggTCTCTGTTCCGCTTCTCGTGCCGCGGGCTCCACTCGCGCTGGAGTGCGCCCAGCTCCTCCGCGCCGTGGTGCAGTCAGTGAGCTCGCAGGGCAACGACGCCGCTGGTGTCCTCAGCAACACATTCGACTTCTACGAGCGGCAGGaagcgcagtggcagcagacGTGGGCGCTGACCTTGAAGGACCTGGCGACAATGTAA